One Acidobacteriota bacterium DNA window includes the following coding sequences:
- a CDS encoding DUF1080 domain-containing protein yields MKFMFAFVIGLSLLVGAAQAQTKTTTTDEKGFVKLFDGKTLTGWKLVRGHGPGYVIKDETIVCPKDGGGNLYTEKEYANFVFRFEFKTEPGGNNGVGIRAPYDGDAAYQGMEIQILDDGHEMYKGKIKSEQHHGSVYDVIPARTGYLKPAGEWNTEEILANGSRIRVTLNGVIILDADLNMVKEEAVLKKHPGLKNKTGHVGFLGHGSLVEFRNIRIKALP; encoded by the coding sequence ATGAAATTCATGTTCGCATTCGTGATTGGTCTGTCGTTGCTGGTCGGCGCAGCGCAGGCGCAAACCAAAACCACCACGACGGATGAAAAAGGCTTTGTGAAGTTGTTCGATGGCAAAACGCTAACGGGCTGGAAACTGGTGCGCGGGCACGGGCCGGGCTATGTGATTAAAGACGAAACGATTGTCTGTCCCAAAGACGGCGGCGGGAATCTGTACACCGAAAAGGAATACGCCAACTTCGTCTTTCGCTTTGAATTCAAAACCGAACCGGGCGGAAACAATGGGGTTGGCATTCGCGCGCCATACGATGGCGACGCCGCGTATCAAGGCATGGAGATTCAAATCCTGGACGACGGCCACGAAATGTACAAAGGCAAGATCAAGTCCGAACAACATCACGGTTCGGTCTATGACGTGATTCCGGCTCGCACCGGGTATTTGAAACCGGCGGGCGAATGGAACACGGAAGAGATTCTGGCCAATGGCAGCCGCATTCGCGTGACGCTCAACGGCGTGATCATTCTGGATGCCGATTTGAATATGGTGAAAGAAGAAGCCGTGCTGAAAAAACATCCGGGGCTGAAGAACAAAACCGGCCACGTTGGGTTTTTAGGGCACGGTTCGCTAGTGGAATTCCGCAACATTCGCATCAAGGCTTTGCCGTAA